Below is a genomic region from Penaeus chinensis breed Huanghai No. 1 chromosome 42, ASM1920278v2, whole genome shotgun sequence.
CCCGGAGGCACGCTGGAAACCCAGGAACGTCAGGCTTGTTGGAGCGGCGTCCGGGGCCAAGGTCGCCCACCGCCATTCTAGGTCGCCAACCTGACTTTCCAAGATTGTTGTGTGTGCAGGACAGCGCGCCGGCCCGTGACTCTCACTCTCGTTGCAGCCTTTCGTCGGCGGAAACGTTGTGTGCTGGCCAGGCCCCTCGAAGTGCAATTGGAGTCTCTGTCGCTAGACGGACGCTCGCTGTCAGTTACGGCTTGTCTGTTGAGCCTTTGTCCCAAGGTTGACGAGTTGTAAAAACCCGACTCGACGTATTAACCTCACCTGCAACCGCCCAAGAAGGCAAGTCAGGGCTGCTGGATGCGATATAGCGGGCCCTGCGCCCTCGGTCCCTTCAATTCTGTACTGTGTCGCGCACGGATAACATGGTGAGTGCTCCGGCGCGGCTGCGGGAGGGGAGTGCTGTGGGGGAGGCGCTGTGGCTCTGTGGCTCTGTGCGAGGAATCGGCGGAGGGGGACTTCTGCGATGCTGTGGATCGCGCGGCGAAATCGGTTCAAGAAATGCGATCTTtagattcttttcttcctttctttcgtgtgTGTCCTTTCTTACTTTTTGCTCTTGTTCGGTGCgtctgtttgtaaaaaaaaatgaagaatgatcAAATGGCTATAAGTTCTCTTAATATAGCGCTGGCACTTGTACGGGGAGGCTTGCGTGCATACATCTTTACGTGCATAcacctttgtttgtgtttgtttgtttgtgtgtgtgtctgcgtgtgtaatgGTGGATGGGTTGATATGTATTTGTTCGTCATCTGTACATTTGTGTAGAAATAAACAGATTCGTGGGCGAATTCATGGAAAATCTAACATGAGACgaataaaaacgtaaataaattACGTGACTTAGAAGAATGCATGACTGGAAGAATCAGAACTCGTTGACAAGCTTtggcgcatccccccccccccccccccaccagcaaaaaagtgtgtctgtgtatgcatgtgtgtgtgtgtgtgtgtgtgtgtgtgtgtgtgtatgtgtgtgtgtgtgtgtgtgtgtgtgtgtgtgtgtgtgtgtgtgtgtgtgtgtgtgtgtgtgtgtgtgtgtgtgtgtacatgcattcatctatttatcattattatctatcaatAACAGTAAATCATGAAACTGAAAAGGCGATTGCTTTTAAAGGCCGAACGACCAGACTAAGAGAGAAGTTAacggaaagggaaagagcgagagtgacaaCTTGTTCTTCCGGGAAACTCGATCTTGTACTTAGTGAAGAGGGAAAGTGACAGAGAGGATATTGATAATCGTGTGAAGGGAAATCAAGCAAGTGTCCTGGTGTACTAGGGTAGATAGGCCGTAGTTCGAGTAAATATTCCGGTGTAGTTTGGTAGGGAGATAGCATGAATTCGAGTAAATATTACTGATATATtttgggtaggtagataggtctTCATTCGAGTAAATATTCCTGGTGTATTTTGGTAGGCAGATAGACGTTGATTACGCGCTAGTTTGAAAGCGTTAGTTGGGAGAAgattttcaaatgttttttgtGCTTTAAGAATAGTCAGAATGTTGGAAATGAGAGGATGACGTAGACGTAACGGTTAGAAATTCATATTTGGTAGATTAAATTTTCATATGCATGAAGTCGAAATTTAATAGGGTGAATTGGTTTTGGGTAAATgtgtgaaataattttgtattttgtcCCTAATAATGGTTTAAAAGTTAGATCCTAATTGCGAATCTTTTAAGCAGCTTGTTCAAAACGTGTTTACAAAGTGCCTTATCTGTAATACTGCCCTTGCTAATGTTGTAAAGAATGCAGTAAAAGTGCATGGTGGTTGCAGGTAATGTTGATATCAATGCATGGTGAATGCAGGTGATTGTGATagtatactgataatattaatgcatGAGAACTGCAGATGTTGGTTATGTTGCATGAGCGATAGTGCTGCATGGTAAGATCAGGTCAAGGTGACAATACAGTAGCAGATGTCATTATGGTGCAGCAGCGCTAGTGATGCATGGTGCTAGCAGATGATAGTGTCAGTAGAATTGTGATATTTGATGTATGGAATAATTCGGTATAGAAGCtgttgataatagcaacagcaaaattAATGCATGGTGATACTTAGGAATAATTGACGTACAGTGACATTAGCATACAGTGAGAGCAGACGCTGGTGATGGTGACAGCACGCTAATAACAGAATAACAGTGACGCATGGACAAACCTAATGTCTTGGATATGATGATGACAAGCAACAATAGGCCTTGGATCAGAAATACAAAATTGAGTatggctctcccccctcccccccctcgtgaCGCGTGTAAATGGAGGTTCGAGTTGGGTCAGCACTTTCACTATATTAAATATGTCACCAGGCACAACCAGTCGCTCGTATGGTGAATGTGCAGAACGCGGGGGATTGTGGTGAAAGGAATGACTCTAAATACCGTGGTTGGTGTGATGAATATGGTGTGTGATGACTTGGTATAGTGTCCGCGTGTGTGGATGGGGTGTTCTCTTAAATGTAGGGAAATTGTGATGATGTAGTATGGTGGATATGGTGCATGGTGGTTCATTAGACTGGACTGTGGGTAATGTGTGATGATAAGCTACGGTGCATATGGTGTATGAGAATTTAGAATGGTGACTTTTGGCTGTGAGGAATTTCTGTAGTATGGTGTATGGTGACTCAGTATGGTGACTCATATCTGCCATAAATCTGTGAATGTTATTGTACATACGGCATGTAAGCTAAATATGATGTACAATGACATAGTATAGTGGCACCATACTACGGGAGATCACTTTCTTGAGTGGAATGCATTTGTGAAAAATGGGTTTTAGTGAAGGATATAATGCGTATGGTGACAGCAACGACAACATGTTATCACTTTATATAGCGTTATTAAAGAGCCTTTTCCGAAGACACTTAACTTTTCtgtcaactgaaaaaaaaaaaaaaaaaaaatatatatatatatatatatatatatatatatatatatatatatatacatatatatatataaatatatatatatatatattcaacaacgtaaaaataataacatatatcaaaatctgaaggaaagaaataaaaaaaacaacagaacaaatGTGTCCGATTTGTAATTctggatttatatacatacctacatacgtacacacaggattacgtgcatagatacacacgggtatatgatcttttttttactgtctattctctcattctgaaaaaaaaatattgattaataattctagtgaatgaaaacaaacacaaaaagaaaagaagagggagtgagaaagagagaaagagagagagagggggagagagagagagagagagggggagagagagagagagagagagagagagagagagagggagagaagacagaaagagctTTTCAAAACAACTTCCTTCCATGGCTCCTCATGATCTCtgacctaccccctccccccttcccttaacacccccttcctctccctcctctccgtctccttcccctccctctaccgtcccttctcttccctccccctccccttccctccacatacaccccccccccccccgtcctacgCCTCTACAATTCACTCAAATTCAACTTTCAACTCTCGTGAGGGCCCGGCTCTTGCtcttgccccccaccccaccccccgcctgtCGTTGTTGCTAACtcgtaccaaaaaaaaaaaataataataataacgattcttgctttatctatatgttttttttttgttttttttttttttgctgtttattaAGCGTCGGATTTCTggtccgggtgtgtgtgtgtgtgtgtccatgtatgtacgtgtttttgttttttcttattatctatgtgtttgtgtgcgactgtatatgcgcgcgtgtatgcgtgtgtttgaatatacgcgtgtgttatatatgtatatatgtgtgttgcattctaatttgcgtgtttgtatgtacaaatatacctCCACGCTCGCCCTACAGTCTCCGGAAACAATTCAGTCCAGCCcgaaaaagccccccccccccccccccccccgcccgcccgctgGCCGACGTCCTCGGAAGGCTTTCGAGTGTCACGTCCGGAGGTAGAGGACGACCAGGCGCTCGAAGGTCGACCGGACCGAGTTTCCCTCCGCGGCGAAACGGCGCTTGGGACACACTGGcgcacgcggggggggggggggggggtacatacacGATGTACGCACATGGGTTCGGATGTGCGAGTACTtaggggtacacacacacacaaatgcgcgcgcacacacacatacacatacacgcatgcacgtacgcacatacagacacacacacacacacacacaaacatatacacggaTGCACGTAcgcacctacagacacacacacacacacacatatacacgcatgcacgtacgcacatacagacacacacacacatatacacgcatgcatgtacgcacacacacacacacgcacacacacacacacacacacacacacacacacacacacacacacacacacacacacacacacacacagggacgtaAATGTTGCAACTGCCAAATCTGTTCCATAACGCAGATTCAAAATAGGCCTAAATAAGTAACATTGGCCCAGATGAGTAAAATAGGGCTATATGTATAAAATAGGCCTTTATAAGTACAATGGGCCTCAATGCGTAGAGTAGGTCCATTAGTAAAATAGGCCTATATCAGTAAAATAGGCCTATATCAGTAAAAAAGGCCTATATCAGTAAAATGCAATATTTGTAAAAAGTCTAATCTTCCCTTGTTCCCCTtgcatcccctctccttccctctcttttctctatcttttccctcttcgtattttcttcccttttccttccttcccctctcatctcctttccctctcttcacgtctcctttccccttcccttcactcttctttccggttttcccttcccctctttccatcatcttccctctcttttcgtttccctcacctccccctttctttaactctctttcctctctctcttgctgcctctcttctcttcctacctttccctctccctcctttttttcccatctacccttctccttccctttcacctctctcctcttccttctttatcttcttatctccatcttcattccccttcctcccctctcttctcctctccctcccttccctctctcctctcttctctcccctattctattatctcttcccctccctcatccctccattccctcccctttcttgccctttccccctcccttttttatctcccctctctccccctcccctctcccttcccctccctcccttcccctccctctcttcccctccctcccttccctcccctctcccttattctctctcctctccctctcccttcccctccctcccttccctcccctctcccttattctctcccctctccctctcccttcccctccctccctttccttcccctctcccttattctctcccctctcccttttcctccacattaacccccttcttcccccccccccccaggtccaGAGCGGGCGGTTGTGGTGGGCGGCGAGCCTGTTGGTGGCGGCGGCGGGCGCGGCGGAAGGCACGGGCGTGGTGGACATGGAGGTGTGTCGCCACGGGTGCTCCGCCGTGCCTCAGGACATGTGGCCGTACTGCTGCGAGTCACACAACACCTGCTGCCAGGAGTTCGCTGATTCGTGCGTGGTGAGtgtcggagggaggggagggagggagggagggaggggggagggagggagggagggagggagggagatgaggagggaggaaggaggggaaggagggagggagggaaggaaggagggagggagggggggaggggggggggggggaaggaggggggagggggggagggagggggggagggagggagggagggagaggggaggggggagggagggaaggaaggaaggagagagggagggagggagatgaggagggagggaaggagggagggagggagggagggagggagggagaggggaggggggagggagggaaggaaggagagagggagggagggagatgaggagggagggaaggagggagggagggaaggaaggagagagggagggagggagatgaggagggagggaaggagggagggagggagggagggagggtaagtagggagggagggaggaaaggaggaggggtgggtaggtagggagggagggagggtaagtaggaaaggagagagggcaagtaggaagggagggagagagatgagcggGTAAGCCATCTTTATACgacgacagagagaaaaaaataaaaggaagaaaggggagatgcgggtctcgctctcttcctattttgattcaatttcattccttatttatcgatttatttttgatttattgACAGTACGGACAACCCCTACCCCCTTtgcccaaaaaggaaaaaataattgccAACAAAGAGACCACTGACGTAACGctgatagaaagggagggaacggagaaagaagggaaggagaggagagaagtaggagaaggggaagaaagaggggagggaaagcggagggaaatcgaaagagaataggaaaagggaggaaaggataacggagaggaaaggagagaaggagagagaggcaagggaaggggctGGAAAGGGTggacagaaaagaggaaggggaggtgggggagaaagagaaaggaggggagagagagaggaaagaagagggaagggagcaaagaaggggaggagaggaggaagggagtaaaggtgagaggggaagagaaagtctGTGAAGAACATTACTGCCATTAgctaaggatttcacacattcaCGATGAGTAATATCATGATCTTGCAAAGTACAGCAGTAAGCTTAATAGATGTATAATGAAATGAAGAGTAAACGTTGATAATTAACCTAGTTTTGTGATGCACTGCCAAAAAGTGCGTGGAGACGTAATTACCTGTAGGCCATACTTACTATTCAAAAATAGTATATTTATCTTAGATAGCAATTTCATATTCTATTCTTGGTGACTGATCTAATCAATTTCCCTTCTTCCCAGCACGATTGCCTTCCCCGAGTGAACTCCGGGGACGTGAGCGTGGTGGAGGAGCGCCCCGGCCTCTGCTGCGCCCTCTACAACCTCTGCTGCTTCAGGGAGACGCCCCGAATCTCCCCCAAGAGGAAGAACGACGGCCCGCCGCCCAGCATCCCCATCGTCCACCGGTTCAGCTTCCCGACATCCGTGAGCCAACAGAGGGCGCCCACATCCCCGGCcgtcgcccccgcccccgccgctCGGCCTCCGGCGCCCCGGGACGACCAGCCGCGGGAGCCGCCCAGGAAAACCAGCCCCAATCGCCCCCAACTGCCCAGGAAGTTGCCCGGCAGACCGAGGGATTTCGATGACGACCAAGACGCAGGACCCAACTTCGCGACTGGACCCAGACGCCCTCAGCTGCCCAGGAAACTTCCCTTCAGACCGGATGACTCCGCCGACGGTCCTCAACCACCAAGGAAGTTCGCGAACAGACCAAGCGACTCGGACAGACCTCAGCCGAACAGACCAAACAGCTCGGACAGACCCCAGTTCCTGAGAAACACCGATTCAGACGAGCCACAGATTTCCAACAGAGCCCAAGGACCCGGCCAGCAGTCATCCAGGAAGATCAAAGTTCGTCCTCGTCCCCAGCAGAGAAACGACGTAGAAGCGGAGCGCGGCGAGGCCGAGAAACTGCCAGCTCCTGTGCAGACTGTCGAGCAAGAAGACAGATTAGGCCAGTCAGGTGCTGAAGAAATCAGCGTTGAACCAAGAGGGGAAACTGCCCCATTGCCCGTTCCTCCAGCGGTGGAGAGGACGCCAAAGATCATCTCAGTTGAGGAGAGGCCAGCTCCACGGCAGGCGGAGGCAGTAGTGATCGAGCCGAAGGAAGAGCCCGTGGTCGATGACTTTGTTCTCCTTCCAAACCCTCTCACTCAAGGCCAAGTTGCTGAGCCGGCAGAGACCGTCACTCCCCCACCAGCCATCTCCCCACTGGACATTCCCACTTACCTACCTATCGAAATCCCTCAGGATACAAGCGCTCCCACCTACCTTCCTCTGGACGAGGGAGACGTCTTCGAAGCCCCACAACTTTCTCCAGAGGAATTCCAAGAAGCACCTGAGCCCAGCGAGGCTCCAGTAGGCAGCCCTCAAccctccccgtcctctcttcAGGAGCCCGAGGAATCCCAATCCCCTGACCCCATCGACGTCCCCGCTCCTCCTGCCGCTGCCACGAGAGAACGAGGCACGAGGACCCGCGGCAGAGCAAGAGGCTCTTCGTCTCGAGGAAGGGAGACGTCTGACACCAGCGGTGGCGCTGTAAGAACAAGGTCGAGAGCGAGAAGTCAGGGCTGAGGGCCATGAGCGCCGAAACACGGAGATCGACTCAATGCCATCTACTGCTAGGACTGCCCCAGGCTTCCGTGGCGACGCGTCCATCTTACAAATGttttgaaatgttacaaaaaaggtgTTACATACGGAGTGTACATATGCAATATTTTGATACTTTAGCACAGCATTTGTAGAAATCTGCTTGGCATTGTTATCGTGTAAATAATACATGCACATTGATAAatctaaattgtatatatatatatgtctgacaaGCTATTAGAGACTGTttgcttcattattgttattgctcttttCCTTTCAAAGCTTGTTGCAAAACAGCGTCTTTCGATCTGCTGTTCTCGGAagcgaagaataagaataagaatcctAGAACTGTATACATTTTGCACTTTTTCCAGCGTGACTGCATTCACATTTTTTGTCAAAGGTATATCGCTTCCAGCTCTTTGGCCTTTCCGTTTATACTGTTCTTAATCATTGATGTGCCAAGTTCATacactttttttaatatatcaaaTATCACATTTCTAAAAACACCCTCTTATATTTGTTACTAGACTGATTTTTTGCATTTTATACATaaactttcataaaaaaaaaaaactctgagaGACTTATTGTATCAGTAGAATATTACATATGTAGAAATGGCATGAATGAAAACGAATGATagggaaaaaaacatagaaaccCTTCACTTGCATCTCAAGCTTTGTAagctttttcgttttcattcataccttttctacgcaGGTCAGTAGAAAGTGAGGAATAATATATGTTCAGTTTAGAAGCCTATGTTCTGTTTAGATTACCTAGACCCTGAGGAAAATGGTTATTATGAATTTAGTAAACTACTTATTGATGTCCACTTCAAAAACGAAAAAACGGGAAACTTAACTTCCATAAACATTTATTTGATACTGTTAATCTGTCCAAAATTGGAATGTCATTTCCACCTATGCTAAACTTGCCATCATATGTAActttatcatcaacaataaagactttacattgatatatattttttgtaatttcatttcattctctTCTAATTCGTCTTCCAAATATAGAAATGCACTCTATCTTATCCTTATCTTATGCTACATAGGGTGGAGACAAAACCGCACTGATTGCACATCAGATATTCCGCAATATGCAAGAGGTTTCCTGTAAACCCTTTTAGAACTCTGAACTTTGTCAAAATGTTTGATATTTTATATCCTCTTTTTATACACAGCTTTTGCTCTTTCGCATGAATCACTATTATGTTACTGTATATTTTTCCATATTCCAAATATACCTAATTTTTCAAGGTCTTAGATATTGCCTATCACTTCTACCTTACATGATTTAACCTCACCTTTGTCTGttattatatcttaatcacataaggtaaatccattttctttctagttcttttgttcttttgcaTTTTAAAAGCTACAATGATTATATTCTTACACACCCCTTCAGTTTGTTCTTTAAAATGTAAATCATCTCCGGATGTTTGAATAGAAATGGGCAAGCATATAACCCCAACTGGGTTCTTTTTGCAGTGGGAGAATATTAGATAAAATTACCATGTACGTAAGGGCTAGAGATGCTCAGTCAGTGACATTGATTTGCATGCCAAATCTGCTTTGATACTTTTATTAGATATATGTTGGCATGTAAACTTTTCACCCTGTATTTGatttaagttttctttttttgtatgctgCCCTCATTTCAAGTGAAGTTACTTCTGCAATCTTTTTATATTCAAATGCATGTAGCATATACTGTTTTTAGTCTTGCTTTTCTGATATGAAAAACATTTGGTATTTCATTGTTAATTATAATGCTTTTGTGGTACATGTATATAACAAAGAGTTAATTGGAATGCATACTGTTTATTTTCACATACCAATAACCCTTAATGATTTTACCAACAAATTTAGGTTGTGAACTAATTGAGGaagctttcccttcctttttcgaTTACTTTATAATTTAAACTAcacaaaagtaaaattaaaaatatcataTTTCTTGAAGTTTCTCTTAAATCCTTCAATATTTCCTTGTCCACTTACTTCCTTCAGAGATTATCTGAGAAGAAAGCTATTTGAACACTTCTACACAAGTACCGAGTATAAATTCTGCTTCAGCACACTATCGAACAGCATCTTCCTGTGGACAACTCTAGCCCAAAGTTCTGTGGAGTCTCCTAACTACCTTGAGATGTGACACCACAAGTGAATATGCTGTAAGATAACCTTTTTTCCCTTACAGTAATGTACAAATTGCTAACGCATAAGGGATTATCATACACCATCTGCTTCTGCCTAACTTAGGACTGTTATCTCAGCAATGTGGTGAACATTATAGACCTACCTAATTTGTGTGAATAGAACTTGACTGTC
It encodes:
- the LOC125048049 gene encoding pollen-specific leucine-rich repeat extensin-like protein 1; amino-acid sequence: MVQSGRLWWAASLLVAAAGAAEGTGVVDMEVCRHGCSAVPQDMWPYCCESHNTCCQEFADSCVHDCLPRVNSGDVSVVEERPGLCCALYNLCCFRETPRISPKRKNDGPPPSIPIVHRFSFPTSVSQQRAPTSPAVAPAPAARPPAPRDDQPREPPRKTSPNRPQLPRKLPGRPRDFDDDQDAGPNFATGPRRPQLPRKLPFRPDDSADGPQPPRKFANRPSDSDRPQPNRPNSSDRPQFLRNTDSDEPQISNRAQGPGQQSSRKIKVRPRPQQRNDVEAERGEAEKLPAPVQTVEQEDRLGQSGAEEISVEPRGETAPLPVPPAVERTPKIISVEERPAPRQAEAVVIEPKEEPVVDDFVLLPNPLTQGQVAEPAETVTPPPAISPLDIPTYLPIEIPQDTSAPTYLPLDEGDVFEAPQLSPEEFQEAPEPSEAPVGSPQPSPSSLQEPEESQSPDPIDVPAPPAAATRERGTRTRGRARGSSSRGRETSDTSGGAVRTRSRARSQG